In Anopheles gambiae chromosome 2, idAnoGambNW_F1_1, whole genome shotgun sequence, a single window of DNA contains:
- the LOC1273465 gene encoding zinc finger protein 140 isoform X6: protein MDIDTLYLQLLLLLKQGISKGMMPNFYDGSRPTMVPTGSNLPVLLGNTVNQGDPNSKKLAHFDLEATLQTIDNEVLDGEEGSCPICNKTFSRKTSLLNHIRNHSAEKKYVCEFCQKGFTQQANLRNHVRIHTNERPYVCVDCGKAFTQITNLNNHRRLHTGERPYVCIESNCGRSFAQVTNLNNHMKTHHKTTLYVCNQCPRKFSQVTQLNLHLITNHSSTRGFFCPQCPDKSFKQQSHLQQHMKIHGTNFGYSCTKCEEKFIQESHLLLHMKQHGDYACTMCSMTFNDEVLLKKHVQRHVDGRYLTCPVISCSEGFTMKNHLTKHMQMHHPAVDLKKLGALPDGNKAPKHFCHYHNCNDSFDTADGLSNHLRMAHGLPIALPLSLPVDDKKLIQHGLHGLNGGIETPPPPSVPPHLLHSQLHPAASVMNASFQSYQNQINQANQQLANGNGNGDGKLKVLSVSDLLNISEQLNQQQQQVQSHQQQQQQQQQQQQQHLHQQQQQQQQQQLHLQQRPDMAMKVDIDQNLDDKMSNFNRIKTELQANMLAQTQNLFGISNTLNNTFNVQPKLICTYCYNVFKTPQTLSRHIEKFHS from the exons GAATCTCCAAAGGGATGATGCCCAACTTCTACGATGGCTCCCGTCCCACGATGGTACCCACCGGCTCCAAcctgccggtgctgctggGCAATACC GTCAATCAAGGGGATCCAAACTCGAAGAAGCTG GCACACTTCGATCTCGAGGCAACTCTGCAGACCATCGAT AACGAAGTGCTCGATGGTGAGGAAGGAAGCTGCCCAATCTGCAACAAGACTTTCAGCCGGAAAACCTCCCTGCTCAATCACATCCGGAATCACTCGGCGGAGAAGAAATATGTGTGCGAGTTTTGCCAAAAAG GTTTCACCCAGCAAGCTAATCTGCGCAACCACGTTCGCATTCACACCAACGAACGACCATACGTGTGCGTCGACTGTGGAAAAGCCTTTACTCAG ATTACCAATCTGAACAATCATCGACGATTGCATACGGGCGAAAGACCGTACGTTTGTATAGAATCAAACTGTGGCCGCTCATTTGCTCAG GTCACAAACTTAAACAACCATATGAAAACGCACCACAAAACCACCCTGTACGTATGCAACCAGTGTCCGCGCAAGTTTAGCCAAGTTACTCAATTGAACCTTCATTTAATTACCAACCACAGTTCGACTAGAGGGTTTTTCTGTCCGCAGTGCCCCGATAAGTCGTTCAAGCAGCAGTCgcatctgcagcagcacatGAAAATTCACGGGACCAATTTCGGCTACTCGTGCACCAAGTGTGAGGAAAAGTTTATACAAGAGTCgcacctgctgctgcacatGAAGCAGCACGGCGATTACGCCTGCACCATGTGCTCGATGACATTTAACGACGAGGTGCTGTTGAAGAAGCACGTGCAGAGGCACGTCGACGGGAG ATACCTAACCTGCCCGGTGATTAGCTGCAGCGAAGGTTTCACCATGAAGAACCACCTCACGAAGCACATGCAGATGCACCATCCCGCCGTCGATCTCAAGAAGCTGGGCGCTCTGCCCGACGGAAACAAGGCGCCGAAGCACTTCTGCCACTATCACAACTGCAACGATTCGTTCGACACGGCGGACGGGTTGAGCAACCATTTGCGGATGGCGCACGGGTTACCGATCGCCCTCCCACTGTCACTGCCGGTGGACGACAAGAAGCTGATCCAGCACGGGCTGCACGGACTGAACGGGGGGATCGaaacgccaccgccaccgtcggTGCCACCGCATCTGCTGCACTCGCAGCTGCATCCGGCCGCCTCGGTGATGAATGCCAGCTTCCAGTCATATCAGAACCAGATCAACCAGGCCAACCAGCAGCTGGCGaacggcaacggcaacggGGACGGCAAGCTAAAGGTTTTATCC GTATCCGATTTGCTCAATATAAGCGAGCAGCtgaaccaacagcaacaacaagtGCAAtcacatcagcagcagcagcagcagcaacaacaacagcaacaacaacatctacatcaacagcagcagcaacaacagcagcagcaactacaCTTACAGCAACGACCAGACATGGCCATGAAAGTCGACATCGATCAAAACCTTGAC GACAAGATGAGCAATTTCAATAGAATTAAGACGGAGCTGCAGGCCAACATGCTGGCCCAGACGCAAAACCTGTTCGGCATCTCGAACACGCTGAACAACACCTTCAACGTGCAGCCGAAGCTGATCTGCACCTACTGCTATAACGTCTTCAAGACGCCCCAAACCTTGTCCCGGCACATTGAGAAGTTCCACAGCTAA
- the LOC1273465 gene encoding zinc finger protein 829 isoform X5, giving the protein MIDDDHRRQLEIDNRNIECSYMDIDTLYLQLLLLLKQGISKGMMPNFYDGSRPTMVPTGSNLPVLLGNTVNQGDPNSKKLAHFDLEATLQTIDNEVLDGEEGSCPICNKTFSRKTSLLNHIRNHSAEKKYVCEFCQKGFTQQANLRNHVRIHTNERPYVCVDCGKAFTQITNLNNHRRLHTGERPYVCIESNCGRSFAQVTNLNNHMKTHHKTTLYVCNQCPRKFSQVTQLNLHLITNHSSTRGFFCPQCPDKSFKQQSHLQQHMKIHGTNFGYSCTKCEEKFIQESHLLLHMKQHGDYACTMCSMTFNDEVLLKKHVQRHVDGRYLTCPVISCSEGFTMKNHLTKHMQMHHPAVDLKKLGALPDGNKAPKHFCHYHNCNDSFDTADGLSNHLRMAHGLPIALPLSLPVDDKKLIQHGLHGLNGGIETPPPPSVPPHLLHSQLHPAASVMNASFQSYQNQINQANQQLANGNGNGDGKLKVLSVSDLLNISEQLNQQQQQVQSHQQQQQQQQQQQQQHLHQQQQQQQQQQLHLQQRPDMAMKVDIDQNLDDKMSNFNRIKTELQANMLAQTQNLFGISNTLNNTFNVQPKLICTYCYNVFKTPQTLSRHIEKFHS; this is encoded by the exons GAATCTCCAAAGGGATGATGCCCAACTTCTACGATGGCTCCCGTCCCACGATGGTACCCACCGGCTCCAAcctgccggtgctgctggGCAATACC GTCAATCAAGGGGATCCAAACTCGAAGAAGCTG GCACACTTCGATCTCGAGGCAACTCTGCAGACCATCGAT AACGAAGTGCTCGATGGTGAGGAAGGAAGCTGCCCAATCTGCAACAAGACTTTCAGCCGGAAAACCTCCCTGCTCAATCACATCCGGAATCACTCGGCGGAGAAGAAATATGTGTGCGAGTTTTGCCAAAAAG GTTTCACCCAGCAAGCTAATCTGCGCAACCACGTTCGCATTCACACCAACGAACGACCATACGTGTGCGTCGACTGTGGAAAAGCCTTTACTCAG ATTACCAATCTGAACAATCATCGACGATTGCATACGGGCGAAAGACCGTACGTTTGTATAGAATCAAACTGTGGCCGCTCATTTGCTCAG GTCACAAACTTAAACAACCATATGAAAACGCACCACAAAACCACCCTGTACGTATGCAACCAGTGTCCGCGCAAGTTTAGCCAAGTTACTCAATTGAACCTTCATTTAATTACCAACCACAGTTCGACTAGAGGGTTTTTCTGTCCGCAGTGCCCCGATAAGTCGTTCAAGCAGCAGTCgcatctgcagcagcacatGAAAATTCACGGGACCAATTTCGGCTACTCGTGCACCAAGTGTGAGGAAAAGTTTATACAAGAGTCgcacctgctgctgcacatGAAGCAGCACGGCGATTACGCCTGCACCATGTGCTCGATGACATTTAACGACGAGGTGCTGTTGAAGAAGCACGTGCAGAGGCACGTCGACGGGAG ATACCTAACCTGCCCGGTGATTAGCTGCAGCGAAGGTTTCACCATGAAGAACCACCTCACGAAGCACATGCAGATGCACCATCCCGCCGTCGATCTCAAGAAGCTGGGCGCTCTGCCCGACGGAAACAAGGCGCCGAAGCACTTCTGCCACTATCACAACTGCAACGATTCGTTCGACACGGCGGACGGGTTGAGCAACCATTTGCGGATGGCGCACGGGTTACCGATCGCCCTCCCACTGTCACTGCCGGTGGACGACAAGAAGCTGATCCAGCACGGGCTGCACGGACTGAACGGGGGGATCGaaacgccaccgccaccgtcggTGCCACCGCATCTGCTGCACTCGCAGCTGCATCCGGCCGCCTCGGTGATGAATGCCAGCTTCCAGTCATATCAGAACCAGATCAACCAGGCCAACCAGCAGCTGGCGaacggcaacggcaacggGGACGGCAAGCTAAAGGTTTTATCC GTATCCGATTTGCTCAATATAAGCGAGCAGCtgaaccaacagcaacaacaagtGCAAtcacatcagcagcagcagcagcagcaacaacaacagcaacaacaacatctacatcaacagcagcagcaacaacagcagcagcaactacaCTTACAGCAACGACCAGACATGGCCATGAAAGTCGACATCGATCAAAACCTTGAC GACAAGATGAGCAATTTCAATAGAATTAAGACGGAGCTGCAGGCCAACATGCTGGCCCAGACGCAAAACCTGTTCGGCATCTCGAACACGCTGAACAACACCTTCAACGTGCAGCCGAAGCTGATCTGCACCTACTGCTATAACGTCTTCAAGACGCCCCAAACCTTGTCCCGGCACATTGAGAAGTTCCACAGCTAA
- the LOC1273465 gene encoding zinc finger protein 578 isoform X4 — translation MDIDTLYLQLLLLLKQGKYSPRTPPPLARTRPYLLNRVRFKGISKGMMPNFYDGSRPTMVPTGSNLPVLLGNTVNQGDPNSKKLAHFDLEATLQTIDNEVLDGEEGSCPICNKTFSRKTSLLNHIRNHSAEKKYVCEFCQKGFTQQANLRNHVRIHTNERPYVCVDCGKAFTQITNLNNHRRLHTGERPYVCIESNCGRSFAQVTNLNNHMKTHHKTTLYVCNQCPRKFSQVTQLNLHLITNHSSTRGFFCPQCPDKSFKQQSHLQQHMKIHGTNFGYSCTKCEEKFIQESHLLLHMKQHGDYACTMCSMTFNDEVLLKKHVQRHVDGRYLTCPVISCSEGFTMKNHLTKHMQMHHPAVDLKKLGALPDGNKAPKHFCHYHNCNDSFDTADGLSNHLRMAHGLPIALPLSLPVDDKKLIQHGLHGLNGGIETPPPPSVPPHLLHSQLHPAASVMNASFQSYQNQINQANQQLANGNGNGDGKLKVLSVSDLLNISEQLNQQQQQVQSHQQQQQQQQQQQQQHLHQQQQQQQQQQLHLQQRPDMAMKVDIDQNLDDKMSNFNRIKTELQANMLAQTQNLFGISNTLNNTFNVQPKLICTYCYNVFKTPQTLSRHIEKFHS, via the exons TACTCACCGCGAACGCCGCCCCCGTTGGCCCGAACACGGCCGTATTTATTGAATCGTGTACGTTTTAAAGGAATCTCCAAAGGGATGATGCCCAACTTCTACGATGGCTCCCGTCCCACGATGGTACCCACCGGCTCCAAcctgccggtgctgctggGCAATACC GTCAATCAAGGGGATCCAAACTCGAAGAAGCTG GCACACTTCGATCTCGAGGCAACTCTGCAGACCATCGAT AACGAAGTGCTCGATGGTGAGGAAGGAAGCTGCCCAATCTGCAACAAGACTTTCAGCCGGAAAACCTCCCTGCTCAATCACATCCGGAATCACTCGGCGGAGAAGAAATATGTGTGCGAGTTTTGCCAAAAAG GTTTCACCCAGCAAGCTAATCTGCGCAACCACGTTCGCATTCACACCAACGAACGACCATACGTGTGCGTCGACTGTGGAAAAGCCTTTACTCAG ATTACCAATCTGAACAATCATCGACGATTGCATACGGGCGAAAGACCGTACGTTTGTATAGAATCAAACTGTGGCCGCTCATTTGCTCAG GTCACAAACTTAAACAACCATATGAAAACGCACCACAAAACCACCCTGTACGTATGCAACCAGTGTCCGCGCAAGTTTAGCCAAGTTACTCAATTGAACCTTCATTTAATTACCAACCACAGTTCGACTAGAGGGTTTTTCTGTCCGCAGTGCCCCGATAAGTCGTTCAAGCAGCAGTCgcatctgcagcagcacatGAAAATTCACGGGACCAATTTCGGCTACTCGTGCACCAAGTGTGAGGAAAAGTTTATACAAGAGTCgcacctgctgctgcacatGAAGCAGCACGGCGATTACGCCTGCACCATGTGCTCGATGACATTTAACGACGAGGTGCTGTTGAAGAAGCACGTGCAGAGGCACGTCGACGGGAG ATACCTAACCTGCCCGGTGATTAGCTGCAGCGAAGGTTTCACCATGAAGAACCACCTCACGAAGCACATGCAGATGCACCATCCCGCCGTCGATCTCAAGAAGCTGGGCGCTCTGCCCGACGGAAACAAGGCGCCGAAGCACTTCTGCCACTATCACAACTGCAACGATTCGTTCGACACGGCGGACGGGTTGAGCAACCATTTGCGGATGGCGCACGGGTTACCGATCGCCCTCCCACTGTCACTGCCGGTGGACGACAAGAAGCTGATCCAGCACGGGCTGCACGGACTGAACGGGGGGATCGaaacgccaccgccaccgtcggTGCCACCGCATCTGCTGCACTCGCAGCTGCATCCGGCCGCCTCGGTGATGAATGCCAGCTTCCAGTCATATCAGAACCAGATCAACCAGGCCAACCAGCAGCTGGCGaacggcaacggcaacggGGACGGCAAGCTAAAGGTTTTATCC GTATCCGATTTGCTCAATATAAGCGAGCAGCtgaaccaacagcaacaacaagtGCAAtcacatcagcagcagcagcagcagcaacaacaacagcaacaacaacatctacatcaacagcagcagcaacaacagcagcagcaactacaCTTACAGCAACGACCAGACATGGCCATGAAAGTCGACATCGATCAAAACCTTGAC GACAAGATGAGCAATTTCAATAGAATTAAGACGGAGCTGCAGGCCAACATGCTGGCCCAGACGCAAAACCTGTTCGGCATCTCGAACACGCTGAACAACACCTTCAACGTGCAGCCGAAGCTGATCTGCACCTACTGCTATAACGTCTTCAAGACGCCCCAAACCTTGTCCCGGCACATTGAGAAGTTCCACAGCTAA
- the LOC1273465 gene encoding zinc finger protein 708 isoform X2, whose product MIDDDHRRQLEIDNRNIECSYMDIDTLYLQLLLLLKQGKYSPRTPPPLARTRPYLLNRVRFKGISKGMMPNFYDGSRPTMVPTGSNLPVLLGNTVNQGDPNSKKLAHFDLEATLQTIDNEVLDGEEGSCPICNKTFSRKTSLLNHIRNHSAEKKYVCEFCQKGFTQQANLRNHVRIHTNERPYVCVDCGKAFTQITNLNNHRRLHTGERPYVCIESNCGRSFAQVTNLNNHMKTHHKTTLYVCNQCPRKFSQVTQLNLHLITNHSSTRGFFCPQCPDKSFKQQSHLQQHMKIHGTNFGYSCTKCEEKFIQESHLLLHMKQHGDYACTMCSMTFNDEVLLKKHVQRHVDGRYLTCPVISCSEGFTMKNHLTKHMQMHHPAVDLKKLGALPDGNKAPKHFCHYHNCNDSFDTADGLSNHLRMAHGLPIALPLSLPVDDKKLIQHGLHGLNGGIETPPPPSVPPHLLHSQLHPAASVMNASFQSYQNQINQANQQLANGNGNGDGKLKVLSVSDLLNISEQLNQQQQQVQSHQQQQQQQQQQQQQHLHQQQQQQQQQQLHLQQRPDMAMKVDIDQNLDDKMSNFNRIKTELQANMLAQTQNLFGISNTLNNTFNVQPKLICTYCYNVFKTPQTLSRHIEKFHS is encoded by the exons TACTCACCGCGAACGCCGCCCCCGTTGGCCCGAACACGGCCGTATTTATTGAATCGTGTACGTTTTAAAGGAATCTCCAAAGGGATGATGCCCAACTTCTACGATGGCTCCCGTCCCACGATGGTACCCACCGGCTCCAAcctgccggtgctgctggGCAATACC GTCAATCAAGGGGATCCAAACTCGAAGAAGCTG GCACACTTCGATCTCGAGGCAACTCTGCAGACCATCGAT AACGAAGTGCTCGATGGTGAGGAAGGAAGCTGCCCAATCTGCAACAAGACTTTCAGCCGGAAAACCTCCCTGCTCAATCACATCCGGAATCACTCGGCGGAGAAGAAATATGTGTGCGAGTTTTGCCAAAAAG GTTTCACCCAGCAAGCTAATCTGCGCAACCACGTTCGCATTCACACCAACGAACGACCATACGTGTGCGTCGACTGTGGAAAAGCCTTTACTCAG ATTACCAATCTGAACAATCATCGACGATTGCATACGGGCGAAAGACCGTACGTTTGTATAGAATCAAACTGTGGCCGCTCATTTGCTCAG GTCACAAACTTAAACAACCATATGAAAACGCACCACAAAACCACCCTGTACGTATGCAACCAGTGTCCGCGCAAGTTTAGCCAAGTTACTCAATTGAACCTTCATTTAATTACCAACCACAGTTCGACTAGAGGGTTTTTCTGTCCGCAGTGCCCCGATAAGTCGTTCAAGCAGCAGTCgcatctgcagcagcacatGAAAATTCACGGGACCAATTTCGGCTACTCGTGCACCAAGTGTGAGGAAAAGTTTATACAAGAGTCgcacctgctgctgcacatGAAGCAGCACGGCGATTACGCCTGCACCATGTGCTCGATGACATTTAACGACGAGGTGCTGTTGAAGAAGCACGTGCAGAGGCACGTCGACGGGAG ATACCTAACCTGCCCGGTGATTAGCTGCAGCGAAGGTTTCACCATGAAGAACCACCTCACGAAGCACATGCAGATGCACCATCCCGCCGTCGATCTCAAGAAGCTGGGCGCTCTGCCCGACGGAAACAAGGCGCCGAAGCACTTCTGCCACTATCACAACTGCAACGATTCGTTCGACACGGCGGACGGGTTGAGCAACCATTTGCGGATGGCGCACGGGTTACCGATCGCCCTCCCACTGTCACTGCCGGTGGACGACAAGAAGCTGATCCAGCACGGGCTGCACGGACTGAACGGGGGGATCGaaacgccaccgccaccgtcggTGCCACCGCATCTGCTGCACTCGCAGCTGCATCCGGCCGCCTCGGTGATGAATGCCAGCTTCCAGTCATATCAGAACCAGATCAACCAGGCCAACCAGCAGCTGGCGaacggcaacggcaacggGGACGGCAAGCTAAAGGTTTTATCC GTATCCGATTTGCTCAATATAAGCGAGCAGCtgaaccaacagcaacaacaagtGCAAtcacatcagcagcagcagcagcagcaacaacaacagcaacaacaacatctacatcaacagcagcagcaacaacagcagcagcaactacaCTTACAGCAACGACCAGACATGGCCATGAAAGTCGACATCGATCAAAACCTTGAC GACAAGATGAGCAATTTCAATAGAATTAAGACGGAGCTGCAGGCCAACATGCTGGCCCAGACGCAAAACCTGTTCGGCATCTCGAACACGCTGAACAACACCTTCAACGTGCAGCCGAAGCTGATCTGCACCTACTGCTATAACGTCTTCAAGACGCCCCAAACCTTGTCCCGGCACATTGAGAAGTTCCACAGCTAA
- the LOC1273465 gene encoding zinc finger protein 879 isoform X7 has translation MMPNFYDGSRPTMVPTGSNLPVLLGNTVNQGDPNSKKLAHFDLEATLQTIDNEVLDGEEGSCPICNKTFSRKTSLLNHIRNHSAEKKYVCEFCQKGFTQQANLRNHVRIHTNERPYVCVDCGKAFTQITNLNNHRRLHTGERPYVCIESNCGRSFAQVTNLNNHMKTHHKTTLYVCNQCPRKFSQVTQLNLHLITNHSSTRGFFCPQCPDKSFKQQSHLQQHMKIHGTNFGYSCTKCEEKFIQESHLLLHMKQHGDYACTMCSMTFNDEVLLKKHVQRHVDGRYLTCPVISCSEGFTMKNHLTKHMQMHHPAVDLKKLGALPDGNKAPKHFCHYHNCNDSFDTADGLSNHLRMAHGLPIALPLSLPVDDKKLIQHGLHGLNGGIETPPPPSVPPHLLHSQLHPAASVMNASFQSYQNQINQANQQLANGNGNGDGKLKVLSVSDLLNISEQLNQQQQQVQSHQQQQQQQQQQQQQHLHQQQQQQQQQQLHLQQRPDMAMKVDIDQNLDDKMSNFNRIKTELQANMLAQTQNLFGISNTLNNTFNVQPKLICTYCYNVFKTPQTLSRHIEKFHS, from the exons ATGATGCCCAACTTCTACGATGGCTCCCGTCCCACGATGGTACCCACCGGCTCCAAcctgccggtgctgctggGCAATACC GTCAATCAAGGGGATCCAAACTCGAAGAAGCTG GCACACTTCGATCTCGAGGCAACTCTGCAGACCATCGAT AACGAAGTGCTCGATGGTGAGGAAGGAAGCTGCCCAATCTGCAACAAGACTTTCAGCCGGAAAACCTCCCTGCTCAATCACATCCGGAATCACTCGGCGGAGAAGAAATATGTGTGCGAGTTTTGCCAAAAAG GTTTCACCCAGCAAGCTAATCTGCGCAACCACGTTCGCATTCACACCAACGAACGACCATACGTGTGCGTCGACTGTGGAAAAGCCTTTACTCAG ATTACCAATCTGAACAATCATCGACGATTGCATACGGGCGAAAGACCGTACGTTTGTATAGAATCAAACTGTGGCCGCTCATTTGCTCAG GTCACAAACTTAAACAACCATATGAAAACGCACCACAAAACCACCCTGTACGTATGCAACCAGTGTCCGCGCAAGTTTAGCCAAGTTACTCAATTGAACCTTCATTTAATTACCAACCACAGTTCGACTAGAGGGTTTTTCTGTCCGCAGTGCCCCGATAAGTCGTTCAAGCAGCAGTCgcatctgcagcagcacatGAAAATTCACGGGACCAATTTCGGCTACTCGTGCACCAAGTGTGAGGAAAAGTTTATACAAGAGTCgcacctgctgctgcacatGAAGCAGCACGGCGATTACGCCTGCACCATGTGCTCGATGACATTTAACGACGAGGTGCTGTTGAAGAAGCACGTGCAGAGGCACGTCGACGGGAG ATACCTAACCTGCCCGGTGATTAGCTGCAGCGAAGGTTTCACCATGAAGAACCACCTCACGAAGCACATGCAGATGCACCATCCCGCCGTCGATCTCAAGAAGCTGGGCGCTCTGCCCGACGGAAACAAGGCGCCGAAGCACTTCTGCCACTATCACAACTGCAACGATTCGTTCGACACGGCGGACGGGTTGAGCAACCATTTGCGGATGGCGCACGGGTTACCGATCGCCCTCCCACTGTCACTGCCGGTGGACGACAAGAAGCTGATCCAGCACGGGCTGCACGGACTGAACGGGGGGATCGaaacgccaccgccaccgtcggTGCCACCGCATCTGCTGCACTCGCAGCTGCATCCGGCCGCCTCGGTGATGAATGCCAGCTTCCAGTCATATCAGAACCAGATCAACCAGGCCAACCAGCAGCTGGCGaacggcaacggcaacggGGACGGCAAGCTAAAGGTTTTATCC GTATCCGATTTGCTCAATATAAGCGAGCAGCtgaaccaacagcaacaacaagtGCAAtcacatcagcagcagcagcagcagcaacaacaacagcaacaacaacatctacatcaacagcagcagcaacaacagcagcagcaactacaCTTACAGCAACGACCAGACATGGCCATGAAAGTCGACATCGATCAAAACCTTGAC GACAAGATGAGCAATTTCAATAGAATTAAGACGGAGCTGCAGGCCAACATGCTGGCCCAGACGCAAAACCTGTTCGGCATCTCGAACACGCTGAACAACACCTTCAACGTGCAGCCGAAGCTGATCTGCACCTACTGCTATAACGTCTTCAAGACGCCCCAAACCTTGTCCCGGCACATTGAGAAGTTCCACAGCTAA
- the LOC1273465 gene encoding zinc finger protein 578 isoform X1: MDIDTLYLQLLLLLKQGKYSPRTPPPLARTRPYLLNRVRFKGISKGMMPNFYDGSRPTMVPTGSNLPVLLGNTVNQGDPNSKKLAHFDLEATLQTIDNEVLDGEEGSCPICNKTFSRKTSLLNHIRNHSAEKKYVCEFCQKGFTQQANLRNHVRIHTNERPYVCVDCGKAFTQITNLNNHRRLHTGERPYVCIESNCGRSFAQVTNLNNHMKTHHKTTLYVCNQCPRKFSQVTQLNLHLITNHSSTRGFFCPQCPDKSFKQQSHLQQHMKIHGTNFGYSCTKCEEKFIQESHLLLHMKQHGDYACTMCSMTFNDEVLLKKHVQRHVDGRYLTCPVISCSEGFTMKNHLTKHMQMHHPAVDLKKLGALPDGNKAPKHFCHYHNCNDSFDTADGLSNHLRMAHGLPIALPLSLPVDDKKLIQHGLHGLNGGIETPPPPSVPPHLLHSQLHPAASVMNASFQSYQNQINQANQQLANGNGNGDGKLKVSDLLNISEQLNQQQQQVQSHQQQQQQQQQQQQQHLHQQQQQQQQQQLHLQQRPDMAMKVDIDQNLDDKMSNFNRIKTELQANMLAQTQNLFGISNTLNNTFNVQPKLICTYCYNVFKTPQTLSRHIEKFHS; this comes from the exons TACTCACCGCGAACGCCGCCCCCGTTGGCCCGAACACGGCCGTATTTATTGAATCGTGTACGTTTTAAAGGAATCTCCAAAGGGATGATGCCCAACTTCTACGATGGCTCCCGTCCCACGATGGTACCCACCGGCTCCAAcctgccggtgctgctggGCAATACC GTCAATCAAGGGGATCCAAACTCGAAGAAGCTG GCACACTTCGATCTCGAGGCAACTCTGCAGACCATCGAT AACGAAGTGCTCGATGGTGAGGAAGGAAGCTGCCCAATCTGCAACAAGACTTTCAGCCGGAAAACCTCCCTGCTCAATCACATCCGGAATCACTCGGCGGAGAAGAAATATGTGTGCGAGTTTTGCCAAAAAG GTTTCACCCAGCAAGCTAATCTGCGCAACCACGTTCGCATTCACACCAACGAACGACCATACGTGTGCGTCGACTGTGGAAAAGCCTTTACTCAG ATTACCAATCTGAACAATCATCGACGATTGCATACGGGCGAAAGACCGTACGTTTGTATAGAATCAAACTGTGGCCGCTCATTTGCTCAG GTCACAAACTTAAACAACCATATGAAAACGCACCACAAAACCACCCTGTACGTATGCAACCAGTGTCCGCGCAAGTTTAGCCAAGTTACTCAATTGAACCTTCATTTAATTACCAACCACAGTTCGACTAGAGGGTTTTTCTGTCCGCAGTGCCCCGATAAGTCGTTCAAGCAGCAGTCgcatctgcagcagcacatGAAAATTCACGGGACCAATTTCGGCTACTCGTGCACCAAGTGTGAGGAAAAGTTTATACAAGAGTCgcacctgctgctgcacatGAAGCAGCACGGCGATTACGCCTGCACCATGTGCTCGATGACATTTAACGACGAGGTGCTGTTGAAGAAGCACGTGCAGAGGCACGTCGACGGGAG ATACCTAACCTGCCCGGTGATTAGCTGCAGCGAAGGTTTCACCATGAAGAACCACCTCACGAAGCACATGCAGATGCACCATCCCGCCGTCGATCTCAAGAAGCTGGGCGCTCTGCCCGACGGAAACAAGGCGCCGAAGCACTTCTGCCACTATCACAACTGCAACGATTCGTTCGACACGGCGGACGGGTTGAGCAACCATTTGCGGATGGCGCACGGGTTACCGATCGCCCTCCCACTGTCACTGCCGGTGGACGACAAGAAGCTGATCCAGCACGGGCTGCACGGACTGAACGGGGGGATCGaaacgccaccgccaccgtcggTGCCACCGCATCTGCTGCACTCGCAGCTGCATCCGGCCGCCTCGGTGATGAATGCCAGCTTCCAGTCATATCAGAACCAGATCAACCAGGCCAACCAGCAGCTGGCGaacggcaacggcaacggGGACGGCAAGCTAAAG GTATCCGATTTGCTCAATATAAGCGAGCAGCtgaaccaacagcaacaacaagtGCAAtcacatcagcagcagcagcagcagcaacaacaacagcaacaacaacatctacatcaacagcagcagcaacaacagcagcagcaactacaCTTACAGCAACGACCAGACATGGCCATGAAAGTCGACATCGATCAAAACCTTGAC GACAAGATGAGCAATTTCAATAGAATTAAGACGGAGCTGCAGGCCAACATGCTGGCCCAGACGCAAAACCTGTTCGGCATCTCGAACACGCTGAACAACACCTTCAACGTGCAGCCGAAGCTGATCTGCACCTACTGCTATAACGTCTTCAAGACGCCCCAAACCTTGTCCCGGCACATTGAGAAGTTCCACAGCTAA